A section of the Babylonia areolata isolate BAREFJ2019XMU chromosome 31, ASM4173473v1, whole genome shotgun sequence genome encodes:
- the LOC143275804 gene encoding uncharacterized protein LOC143275804: MWGGGTSVSAEDTTASLSALSASSVPLTAAHYNSSGPPGCIEVIFDSPVRIAGEEVEATTRHVKDFLLALLFLMGGPANLINMAVFFRQGLRDRVNLCLFSLSLADELYLTMAMFLHGEQLHLQFTTQERFGPMATFMINNHVTVLGGFCYVSPVLSAIIAVERCICVLSPLKFHTLFRTRTMAVLIVVVTLLMLATQTIVAFRYHIGCLYDPLTGKVLNTMVDGEFYKAHRDLVNKLDGFVFGSGLPLVVITVVTIATVITGVKLHRIVTWRSGTSSSISPKEVALTRMLVGNSILFIACVFPTAAIRFVWLFLSGVTSGQENQMFFMASLWVAELFTFVNASLNIFVYYSMGSRYRETFWALFGRKPPAPKKLERASAQPQPVQ, encoded by the coding sequence ATGTGGGGTGGTGGTACCTCTGTGAGTGCCGAGGACACCACTGCGAGTCTCAGTGCTCTGTCCGCTTCAAGTGTCCCGCTCACCGCAGCACACTACAACAGCTCCGGCCCACCAGGGTGCATCGAGGTCATCTTCGACAGCCCTGTCCGAATCGCTGGGGAAGAGGTGGAGGCCACGACCCGCCACGTGAAGGACTTCCTGCTGGCCCTGCTGTTCCTGATGGGCGGGCCGGCAAACCTCATCAACATGGCGGTCTTCTTCAGGCAGGGCCTGAGGGACCGGGTCAACCTGTGCCTCTTCTCGCTGTCCCTGGCGGACGAGCTGTACCTGACCATGGCCATGTTCCTCCACGGCGAGCAGCTCCACCTGCAGTTCACCACCCAGGAGAGGTTCGGGCCCATGGCCACCTTCATGATCAACAACCACGTGACTGTTCTGGGGGGCTTCTGTTACGTGTCTCCCGTGCTGTCCGCCATCATTGCCGTCGAGAGGTGCATCTGCGTGCTGAGCCCGCTCAAGTTCCACACGCTGTTCCGCACCAGGACGATGGCCGTCCTCATCGTGGTGGTCACCCTGCTGATGCTGGCCACCCAGACCATCGTGGCCTTCCGCTACCACATCGGCTGTCTGTACGACCCGCTCACCGGCAAGGTCCTCAACACTATGGTGGACGGGGAGTTCTACAAGGCTCACAGGGACCTCGTCAACAAGCTCGACGGTTTCGTGTTCGGCTCTGGCCTGCCTCTGGTGGTGATCACGGTGGTGACGATAGCCACGGTCATCACGGGGGTGAAGCTTCATCGGATCGTCACCTGGCGTTCCGGAacgtcctcctccatctcccccaagGAGGTGGCCCTCACCAGGATGCTGGTCGGTAACTCCATTCTCTTCATCGCCTGTGTCTTCCCCACCGCCGCCATCCGCTTCGTCTGGCTCTTTCTGTCCGGAGTGACCTCAGGTCAGGAGAACCAGATGTTTTTCATGGCCAGTCTCTGGGTGGCTGAGCTGTTCACCTTCGTCAACGCCAGCCTGAACATCTTCGTCTACTACAGCATGGGGTCTCGCTACAGGGAGACGTTCTGGGCGTTGTTTGGCAGAAAGCCGCCAGCCCCCAAGAAGCTTGAAAGGGCCAGTGCACAACCACAGCCTGTGCAATGA